The Ficedula albicollis isolate OC2 chromosome 6, FicAlb1.5, whole genome shotgun sequence genome has a window encoding:
- the PPP1R3C gene encoding protein phosphatase 1 regulatory subunit 3C, with amino-acid sequence MIQILDPRPLSSSSMPVDMAMRICIAHSPPLKSFLSPLEDCQRNNFVNRLKPLRPCLHVKCDSQDEQRDWKHSPARAKKRVVFADSKGLSLTVIHTFSEFQEPPGWDLQFDLLGIEDLTSDLKLHEEKNLILGFPQPSADYLDFRNRLQKNLVCLETCTLQEKVLSGTVKVKNVSFEKKVQVRITFDTWKTYKDVECMYMNNVYSDFENDTFSFTIDFPPAICSEEKIEFCISYQTREHTFWDNNQGQNYKIVHAEWKPNGVQIPSAKEGYVDLQTSRRGQEREPDQLGSPRLSSGLFPQWQSSGQIESSLPYW; translated from the coding sequence ATGATACAAATCTTGGACCCGAGGCCCTTGTCCAGCTCCAGCATGCCTGTGGATATGGCCATGCGAATTTGCATAGCCCATTCTCCACCACTGAAGAGCTTTCTCAGCCCCCTCGAGGACTGCCAAAGAAACAACTTTGTGAACAGACTCAAACCTCTCCGGCCGTGCCTTCACGTGAAATGTGACTCCCAAGATGAGCAGAGGGACTGGAAGCACTCACCAGCCCGAGCCAAGAAGCGTGTTGTGTTTGCAGACTCCAAGGGGCTGTCCCTGACAGTGATCCACACCTTCTCCGAGTTCCAGGAGCCCCCTGGGTGGGATCTGCAGTTTGACCTCTTGGGCATTGAGGACCTAACATCTGACTTAAAACTCCATGAGGAGAAAAACTTGATTCTGGGTTTCCCTCAGCCCTCAGCTGACTACCTGGACTTCAGGAACCGTCTGCAGAAGAACCTGGTCTGCCTGGAGACCTGCACCCTGCAAGAGAAGGTGCTGTCAGGCACTGTGAAAGTAAAAAATGTGAGCTTTGAAAAGAAGGTTCAGGTTCGTATTACTTTTGATACGTGGAAGACCTACAAAGATGTCGAGTGTATGTACATGAACAATGTTTACAGTGATTTTGAAAACGATACCTTCTCATTTACCATTGATTTTCCTCCTGCCATTTGCTCTGAAGAGAAGATAGAGTTTTGCATTTCTTACCAAACTAGAGAACATACCTTCTGGGACAATAATCAGGGTCAGAATTACAAAATTGTACACGCAGAGTGGAAGCCTAATGGTGTTCAGATACCATCTGCCAAGGAAGGCTATGTAGATCTTCAGACCTCAAGGAGAGGACAAGAGAGAGAACCTGATCAGCTGGGCAGTCCAAGGTTGTCCAGTGGCCTCTTTCCCCAGTGGCAGAGCTCAGGTCAGATTGAAAGTTCATTACCATATTGGTGA